In the Nymphalis io chromosome 2, ilAglIoxx1.1, whole genome shotgun sequence genome, one interval contains:
- the LOC126779955 gene encoding collagen alpha-1(I) chain-like isoform X3, whose translation MDGPNRGFRGGGRGGPPGLRGRGGFEMRGRGGGPGMRGRGGPMRGGGPPRGGPRGFRGGPMRGVERGGRFPPGPQGPGPHPVPTIESRGGGFNNNRGGPGGMRGRGGRGRGDFGPRNDRGGRGMPMRGRGGRGGHGPPPSGLPGGPGPGPHGPALAPGPIVPPRAVPAPHPIGAPQGGPPFKRGGGPIHGGPGGPPKRGRYEGPRGSNGGRPPPTSGYQQTAPSHNTQSTNGYGPPSHTGYQPYEQPPADQYNTPQSYNTPSSYQSNYSSQAPAQPNSGYNSSGYGSNYGYSTGGQGYENDGYGNNPGGGGDAGYGPAEPVYGGPAPAYDSYSQPSYNTYQQAQPQYNNNYGSW comes from the exons ATGGATGGCCCAAATCGTGGATTTCGCGGTGGTGGACGCGGTGGTCCACCGGGTCTTCGAGGCCGTGGAGGCTTTGAAATGCGTGGAAG GGGTGGCGGTCCGGGAATGCGAGGTCGTGGCGGCCCTATGAGAGGTGGTGGTCCGCCACGTGGTGGACCGCGCGGATTTCGAGGAGGACCTATGCGTGGCGTCGAAAGAGGAGGCAGGTTTCCACCGGGTCCTCAAGGTCCAGGACCTCACCCAGTACCAACAATTGAATCACGAG gaGGAGGGTTTAATAACAACAGAGGTGGTCCAGGAGGCATGAGAGGTAGAGGTGGCAGGGGCAGAGGAGACTTTGGACCTCGCAATGACAGAGGTGGACGTGGAATGCCAATGAGAG gccGTGGAGGCAGAGGTGGCCATGGTCCTCCACCAAGTGGGCTTCCTGGAGGTCCAGGTCCAGGACCCCATGGACCGGCACTTGCTCCCGGGCCAATTGTACCGCCACGAGCTGTACCAGCTCCGCATCCAATAGGCGCACCCCAAGGTGGGCCACCATTTAAACGAGGTGGTGGACCAATACATGGTGGGCCTGGTGGTCCGCCAAAACGTGGAAG ATATGAAGGACCACGAGGGTCCAATGGTGGCAGGCCTCCACCAACCAGTGGTTATCAACAAACAGCACCATCACACAACACTCAATCCACCAATGGTTATGGACCACCATC GCATACAGGGTACCAACCATATGAGCAGCCACCAGCAGATCAATACAATACTCCACAATCATATAATACTCCAAG TTCATATCAAAGCAACTATTCTTCACAAGCACCAGCTCAACCTAATTCGGGCTACAACTCAAGTGGTTATGGTTCTAATTATGGATACTCAACTGGTGGCCAAGGATATGAAAATGATGGGTATGG aaataaccCCGGTGGTGGTGGTGATGCTGGCTACGGACCAGCTGAACCCGTATATGGAGGTCCCGCACCAGCATATGACTCATACTCCCAGCCCTCTTACAATACATACCAACAAGCGCAACCACAATATAATAACAACTATG GCAGTTGGTGA
- the LOC126779955 gene encoding collagen alpha-1(III) chain-like isoform X2, with translation MDGPNRGFRGGGRGGPPGLRGRGGFEMRGRGGGPGMRGRGGPMRGGGPPRGGPRGFRGGPMRGVERGGRFPPGPQGPGPHPVPTIESRGPPQRGGFNNNRGGPGGMRGRGGRGRGDFGPRNDRGGRGMPMRGRGGRGGHGPPPSGLPGGPGPGPHGPALAPGPIVPPRAVPAPHPIGAPQGGPPFKRGGGPIHGGPGGPPKRGRYEGPRGSNGGRPPPTSGYQQTAPSHNTQSTNGYGPPSHTGYQPYEQPPADQYNTPQSYNTPSSYQSNYSSQAPAQPNSGYNSSGYGSNYGYSTGGQGYENDGYGNNPGGGGDAGYGPAEPVYGGPAPAYDSYSQPSYNTYQQAQPQYNNNYEKG, from the exons ATGGATGGCCCAAATCGTGGATTTCGCGGTGGTGGACGCGGTGGTCCACCGGGTCTTCGAGGCCGTGGAGGCTTTGAAATGCGTGGAAG GGGTGGCGGTCCGGGAATGCGAGGTCGTGGCGGCCCTATGAGAGGTGGTGGTCCGCCACGTGGTGGACCGCGCGGATTTCGAGGAGGACCTATGCGTGGCGTCGAAAGAGGAGGCAGGTTTCCACCGGGTCCTCAAGGTCCAGGACCTCACCCAGTACCAACAATTGAATCACGAGGTCCACCTCAAA gaGGAGGGTTTAATAACAACAGAGGTGGTCCAGGAGGCATGAGAGGTAGAGGTGGCAGGGGCAGAGGAGACTTTGGACCTCGCAATGACAGAGGTGGACGTGGAATGCCAATGAGAG gccGTGGAGGCAGAGGTGGCCATGGTCCTCCACCAAGTGGGCTTCCTGGAGGTCCAGGTCCAGGACCCCATGGACCGGCACTTGCTCCCGGGCCAATTGTACCGCCACGAGCTGTACCAGCTCCGCATCCAATAGGCGCACCCCAAGGTGGGCCACCATTTAAACGAGGTGGTGGACCAATACATGGTGGGCCTGGTGGTCCGCCAAAACGTGGAAG ATATGAAGGACCACGAGGGTCCAATGGTGGCAGGCCTCCACCAACCAGTGGTTATCAACAAACAGCACCATCACACAACACTCAATCCACCAATGGTTATGGACCACCATC GCATACAGGGTACCAACCATATGAGCAGCCACCAGCAGATCAATACAATACTCCACAATCATATAATACTCCAAG TTCATATCAAAGCAACTATTCTTCACAAGCACCAGCTCAACCTAATTCGGGCTACAACTCAAGTGGTTATGGTTCTAATTATGGATACTCAACTGGTGGCCAAGGATATGAAAATGATGGGTATGG aaataaccCCGGTGGTGGTGGTGATGCTGGCTACGGACCAGCTGAACCCGTATATGGAGGTCCCGCACCAGCATATGACTCATACTCCCAGCCCTCTTACAATACATACCAACAAGCGCAACCACAATATAATAACAACTATG AAAAAGGTTGA
- the LOC126779955 gene encoding collagen alpha-1(III) chain-like isoform X1, giving the protein MDGPNRGFRGGGRGGPPGLRGRGGFEMRGRGGGPGMRGRGGPMRGGGPPRGGPRGFRGGPMRGVERGGRFPPGPQGPGPHPVPTIESRGPPQRGGFNNNRGGPGGMRGRGGRGRGDFGPRNDRGGRGMPMRGRGGRGGHGPPPSGLPGGPGPGPHGPALAPGPIVPPRAVPAPHPIGAPQGGPPFKRGGGPIHGGPGGPPKRGRYEGPRGSNGGRPPPTSGYQQTAPSHNTQSTNGYGPPSHTGYQPYEQPPADQYNTPQSYNTPSSYQSNYSSQAPAQPNSGYNSSGYGSNYGYSTGGQGYENDGYGNNPGGGGDAGYGPAEPVYGGPAPAYDSYSQPSYNTYQQAQPQYNNNYGSW; this is encoded by the exons ATGGATGGCCCAAATCGTGGATTTCGCGGTGGTGGACGCGGTGGTCCACCGGGTCTTCGAGGCCGTGGAGGCTTTGAAATGCGTGGAAG GGGTGGCGGTCCGGGAATGCGAGGTCGTGGCGGCCCTATGAGAGGTGGTGGTCCGCCACGTGGTGGACCGCGCGGATTTCGAGGAGGACCTATGCGTGGCGTCGAAAGAGGAGGCAGGTTTCCACCGGGTCCTCAAGGTCCAGGACCTCACCCAGTACCAACAATTGAATCACGAGGTCCACCTCAAA gaGGAGGGTTTAATAACAACAGAGGTGGTCCAGGAGGCATGAGAGGTAGAGGTGGCAGGGGCAGAGGAGACTTTGGACCTCGCAATGACAGAGGTGGACGTGGAATGCCAATGAGAG gccGTGGAGGCAGAGGTGGCCATGGTCCTCCACCAAGTGGGCTTCCTGGAGGTCCAGGTCCAGGACCCCATGGACCGGCACTTGCTCCCGGGCCAATTGTACCGCCACGAGCTGTACCAGCTCCGCATCCAATAGGCGCACCCCAAGGTGGGCCACCATTTAAACGAGGTGGTGGACCAATACATGGTGGGCCTGGTGGTCCGCCAAAACGTGGAAG ATATGAAGGACCACGAGGGTCCAATGGTGGCAGGCCTCCACCAACCAGTGGTTATCAACAAACAGCACCATCACACAACACTCAATCCACCAATGGTTATGGACCACCATC GCATACAGGGTACCAACCATATGAGCAGCCACCAGCAGATCAATACAATACTCCACAATCATATAATACTCCAAG TTCATATCAAAGCAACTATTCTTCACAAGCACCAGCTCAACCTAATTCGGGCTACAACTCAAGTGGTTATGGTTCTAATTATGGATACTCAACTGGTGGCCAAGGATATGAAAATGATGGGTATGG aaataaccCCGGTGGTGGTGGTGATGCTGGCTACGGACCAGCTGAACCCGTATATGGAGGTCCCGCACCAGCATATGACTCATACTCCCAGCCCTCTTACAATACATACCAACAAGCGCAACCACAATATAATAACAACTATG GCAGTTGGTGA